A region of the Pseudomonas anguilliseptica genome:
CGCCGCAGCGCCGAGCATAAAGTGCACGCGCCAGAATAGCTCCAGTGGCGGGATGCGCGGGGCGGCTTCATGCACCAGCTGCATATAGCGACGGAACACTTTTCCGTAGACCTCTTCGAGGTACTTACGCAAGTGCCCCTGGCTCTGACTGAAGGCCAGACCCAGTAGGCGCATAAAGATTGACAGGTCGTTACCACTGCGCGGCTTTACTGCCAGCGCCTGCTCGACCAGCAGCTCAAGCAGCTCTTCCAGACTGACCTTGGTTTCCGGTTTGGCCTGACGACGATCCAGTTCGCGCTCCAGGCTTACGCAGAAAGGCCCGAGAAAGCGCGAGAACACCGCCTGAATCAGGGCCTTTTTCGAGCCGAAGTGATAATTCACCGCAGCCAGGTTCACTCCAGCCTTGCTGGTGATCAAACGCAGAGAAGTTTCTGCGAAACCTTTCTCCGCAAAAAGCTGCTCTGCCGCATCGAGAATGCGTTCAACGGTT
Encoded here:
- a CDS encoding TetR/AcrR family transcriptional regulator, which gives rise to MAQSETVERILDAAEQLFAEKGFAETSLRLITSKAGVNLAAVNYHFGSKKALIQAVFSRFLGPFCVSLERELDRRQAKPETKVSLEELLELLVEQALAVKPRSGNDLSIFMRLLGLAFSQSQGHLRKYLEEVYGKVFRRYMQLVHEAAPRIPPLELFWRVHFMLGAAAFSMSGIKALRAMSETDFGVSTSIEQVMRLMVPFLAAGMRSETGLADEALASAQLKPRTKTPAAPSKV